From Pelosinus fermentans DSM 17108, the proteins below share one genomic window:
- a CDS encoding pyruvate, water dikinase regulatory protein, producing MDTLRSSQVPVVYILSDSIGETGELVVKAAISQFNGASIEIERKPYLKSAAQIDAILEKAAQRNAAIFYTLVRPDLKEVLETKAHALGITHVDIMGPVIDGLQAVTRLSPRNEPGLIRKIDQAYYTKIEAIEFAVKFDDGKDPRGLLQADIVITGVSRASKTPLCMYLAHKGIKAANVPLVKEIPPPSELFQVAAHKIVGLTIKPSLLFEIRRERLKAMGLQPSSSYANLERIIEELDYAQDIMRRVGCPVIDITNKATEETAERVLDFYRKGVVEQ from the coding sequence TTGGATACTCTACGTAGCAGCCAAGTTCCCGTCGTATACATACTCTCTGATTCCATTGGCGAAACAGGAGAATTGGTTGTAAAAGCAGCGATTAGTCAATTTAATGGTGCCAGCATCGAGATTGAACGCAAGCCTTATTTAAAATCCGCTGCACAAATTGATGCCATATTAGAAAAAGCAGCCCAAAGAAACGCAGCGATCTTCTATACCTTAGTCCGTCCGGACTTAAAAGAGGTTTTAGAAACCAAAGCTCACGCCTTAGGAATAACACATGTCGATATTATGGGACCTGTCATTGATGGTCTGCAGGCAGTCACTCGCCTGTCTCCTCGCAACGAACCGGGCCTCATTCGCAAAATAGATCAAGCTTACTACACAAAAATTGAAGCAATTGAATTTGCCGTAAAATTTGATGATGGAAAAGATCCCCGCGGTCTCTTACAAGCAGATATTGTCATTACAGGTGTATCCAGGGCTTCGAAGACACCTTTATGCATGTACCTGGCACATAAAGGCATTAAAGCTGCCAATGTACCTTTGGTAAAAGAAATTCCGCCGCCGTCTGAACTGTTTCAGGTGGCTGCTCATAAAATTGTCGGGCTCACTATCAAACCGTCTTTATTATTTGAAATACGCAGAGAGCGGCTAAAAGCAATGGGGCTGCAGCCTTCCAGCAGCTATGCGAATTTAGAACGTATTATTGAAGAACTCGATTATGCTCAGGATATTATGCGCAGAGTCGGTTGCCCTGTCATTGACATTACAAATAAAGCAACAGAAGAAACTGCTGAGAGAGTTTTAGATTTTTACCGTAAAGGAGTCGTTGAACAATGA
- a CDS encoding helix-turn-helix transcriptional regulator — protein sequence MQLTIRQTNILEIIQTLGPITGNKIAEKLNLSRAALRSDLAILTMSQLVSAKPKVGYYFTGRDLQQLNTMSFDAILIADTLSAPIVVRENSTVYDAILTLFTEDVGTIFVVSEDNFLEGALSRKDLLKAAMGGKNNNDLPVNIIMTRMPKIILTTPEESVLSAAQKLLYHQVDALPVVKIIKEGETTKYQVVGRFTKTNITRLFVQLAEK from the coding sequence ATGCAACTTACCATACGACAGACTAATATTCTAGAAATAATACAGACCCTCGGTCCAATTACCGGCAACAAAATTGCAGAAAAACTAAACCTCAGCCGGGCAGCTCTTCGTTCTGATTTAGCTATTTTGACGATGTCACAGCTCGTCAGCGCAAAACCGAAAGTCGGCTATTACTTTACAGGCCGCGACCTGCAGCAGCTAAACACCATGTCCTTTGATGCCATTCTTATTGCCGATACCCTTTCTGCGCCCATTGTGGTAAGAGAAAACAGCACCGTCTATGATGCGATCCTTACCTTATTCACAGAAGACGTCGGAACGATTTTCGTAGTATCCGAAGACAATTTCCTAGAAGGGGCCCTTTCACGAAAAGATCTGTTAAAGGCAGCGATGGGAGGCAAAAATAATAACGATCTGCCCGTCAATATTATCATGACACGAATGCCAAAAATCATCTTAACAACGCCGGAGGAATCGGTGCTGTCAGCTGCTCAGAAGCTTTTGTATCATCAAGTAGATGCCCTGCCGGTAGTAAAAATCATAAAAGAAGGTGAAACCACAAAATATCAGGTAGTTGGTCGTTTTACCAAAACCAACATTACACGACTTTTTGTTCAATTGGCAGAAAAATAA
- a CDS encoding ABC transporter permease: MINESIAYLLLNIDKYYEAVIVHIEISLAAIAVSFIIAVPLGIWCSKNGSVSYSVINAFTILRIIPSLAVLVIAMPILGTGFVPALFALTLLAVPPILINTYSGFRNIDPSVLECAAGMGMNAGKILFAIEIPLAMPLILTGLRTSATEVIASATLASYIGAGGLGDFIFTGIGMNDVRILLIGGMSVALLSVLTEVSLTAVQHMVTRYQRD, encoded by the coding sequence ATGATAAATGAGAGCATTGCATATCTATTACTCAATATTGATAAATATTATGAGGCTGTCATTGTGCACATTGAGATCAGCCTGGCTGCGATTGCTGTCAGTTTCATAATCGCCGTACCTTTAGGAATCTGGTGTTCCAAAAATGGCAGCGTATCTTATTCTGTGATCAATGCTTTTACCATTCTGCGCATTATACCCAGCTTGGCTGTACTTGTCATTGCCATGCCCATATTAGGTACGGGTTTTGTACCTGCTTTGTTCGCACTTACGTTACTGGCAGTTCCGCCAATATTGATTAATACGTATTCGGGTTTTAGAAACATTGACCCTTCTGTGCTGGAATGTGCAGCAGGCATGGGAATGAATGCTGGCAAGATTCTTTTTGCTATCGAAATTCCTTTAGCAATGCCCCTCATACTCACAGGATTGCGGACCTCTGCTACGGAGGTTATCGCCAGTGCCACATTAGCATCCTATATCGGTGCCGGCGGACTAGGCGATTTTATCTTTACCGGTATTGGAATGAATGATGTAAGGATCTTATTGATTGGAGGGATGTCAGTAGCATTGTTATCCGTTTTGACAGAGGTATCCTTAACAGCTGTACAGCATATGGTTACGAGGTATCAACGGGATTAA